In a genomic window of Equus przewalskii isolate Varuska chromosome 4, EquPr2, whole genome shotgun sequence:
- the CCDC136 gene encoding coiled-coil domain-containing protein 136 isoform X2: MQAMEGEVLLPALYEEEEEEEEEEEEVEEEEDQVQKGGSVGSLSVGKHRGLSLTETELEELRAQVLQLVAELEETRELAGQHEDDSLELQGLLEDERLASAQQAEVFTKQIQQLQGELRSLREEISLLEREKESELKEIEQELHLAQAEIHNLRQAAEDSATEHESDIASLQEDLCRMQNELDDMDRIRGEYEMEIASLRAEMEMKSSDPSNSLSLSDFSEMQEELHQLRERYRFLNDEYRALQESNSSLTGQLADLEMERTRRATERWLESQTLKSMMSSESQTSEMDFLEPDPQTQLLRQQLLGAEEQMHGMQNKCKELCCELQELQHHRRVSEEEQRRLQRELKCAQNEVLRFQTSHVTQNEELKTRLCTLQQKYDASQDEQNELLKVQLQLQTELRQLKVMKSTVIESQSEKELLCRLQKLQLQYQNITCEKEKLQEVQQQLREDLQYYEAEVQRLKDMVASFQESCEKNTEMHTQLQEMKQLYQTSKHELEQQKHMYDQLEQDFLLCQQELKQLKTTQPIPEDKAKCANKCDTVLSRLTELQEKYKASQKEMGQLQMQQCELLENQRRMQEEQGQLQEELHRLTFPLPKSGLFHKSQELLTKLQDLCELQLLYQGMQEEQKKLIQNQESVLKEQLELHQELQLFKDSRFREVLENPEGSKSPKSSKCGHNKSKMIIDQMQALQVLYEASQTEQELLQQEQGRLLEERKRLQADLQLCLEEMQLLQVQSPSIKMSLESYKKSYGSMAPSSENCHKSYGSTIDDSESYHKSYGSTQASDESLLKSYDSSTSTSETCEKSYRTSSSSIDDKRSYGSTSSSDTCHKSYVSSNTDDEPAEPEDVEHFETVVAKVLIRLQGVQAMYQLSQEEHDLLQERMKKLLDKQRELKEELEACEKEFKECMECLEKPVASQNDKNEIKELQSKLRELQLQYQASMDEQGRLLAVQEQLEGQLQCCQEELRQLKEKRSAVTKETKGKNGNKNMNKNANGVKNKKVTKLCSDSPEDSFESRKSLEVVLYYKASHKDLDELAKEEKKEEMEDQKKEEIKGEMKEESWEELVSEQPDPTEIESTEDQEERDEEFQDQKGKEEDNEDEEDDDSGPEASEENNPLSLSESKKAWWSYRLCSGAGGLRRRPNAEHVWDVEAYGVLGYCSCGSVCVTQHATAGDRGLPHGVMADQGQLRGQIPSAHNPQLWAGHTVPEPRPTHTSCVSPSP, from the exons ATGCAAGCTATGGAGG GGGAAGTGTTACTCCCAGCTCTctatgaggaggaagaggaggaggaagaggaggaagaagaggtggaagaagaggaagatcaaGTGCAGAAAGGTGGCAGCGTGGGCTCCCTGTCGGTTGGCAAGCACCGGGGCTTGAGCCTCACGGAAACggagctggaggagctgaggGCTCAGGTGCTGcagctggtggcagagctggaggagacCCGGGAACTGGCAGGGCAGCATGAAGACGACTCTCTGGAGCTGCAGG GGCTCCTGGAGGATGAACGGCTGGCCAGCGCCCAGCAGGCAGAGGTGTTCACCAAGCAGATCCAGCAGCTCCAAG GTGAGCTGCGGTCTCTACGGGAGGAGATTTCCCTATTAGAGCGTGAGAAGGAAAGTGAACTTAAGGAAATAGAACAGGAGTTGCATTTGGCCCAGGCTGAGATCCACAATCTGCGACAAGCAGCAGAGGATTCTGCAACTGAACATGAGAGCGACATAGCATCCCTGCAGGAGGATCTCTGCCGGATGCAGAATGAACTCGATGACATGGACCGCATTCGGGGAGAGTATGAGATGGAGATCGCCTCCCTCCGtgcagaaatggaaatgaagagcTCTGACCCATCCAATAGTTTAAGTCTCTCAGATTTCTCTGAGATGCAAG AAGAACTGCACCAACTGCGGGAACGCTACCGCTTCCTGAACGACGAGTACCGGGCTCTGCAGGAGAGCAACAGCAGCCTCACAGGGCAGCTTGCAGACCTGGAGATGGAGAG GACACGAAGAGCAACAGAAAGGTGGCTGGAGTCCCAAACACTAAAGAGTATGATGTCGTCAGAGTCTCAGACGTCAGAAATGGATTTTCTAGAGCCTGATCCTCAAACCCAGTTGTTGCGACAGCAGCTTCTGGGAGCTGAAGAGCAGATGCATGGCATGCAGAACAAG TGTAAGGAATTGTGTTGTGAGTTGCAAGAGTTACAGCATCATCGCCGGGTCagtgaggaggagcagagacGGCTGCAGAGGGAGCTGAAGTGTGCACAGAATGAGGTGCTTCGGTTTCAGACTTCCCACGTCACCCAG AATGAGGAGCTGAAGACCAGACTCTGTACCCTGCAGCAAAAGTATGATGCTAGCCAGGATGAGCAGAATGAGCTCTTGAAGGTGCAACTACAACTTCAGACTGAGCTCCGGCAGCTCAAAGTCATGAAATCCACAGTCATAGAAAGCCAAAGTGAGAAG GAGTTACTGTGCCGGCTGCAGAAGCTGCAGCTACAGTACCAGAACATCACATGTGAGAAGGAGAAGCTGCAGGAAGTGCAGCAACAGCTGCGGGAGGACCTGCAGTACTATGAGGCAGAAGTGCAGCGCCTCAAGGACATGGTGGCCTCCTTCCAAGAGAGCTGTGAGAAG AACACAGAGATGCACACCCAGCTTCAGGAGATGAAGCAGCTGTACCAGACCAGCAAGCATGAGCTGGAGCAGCAGAAGCACATGTATGATCAGCTGGAGCAGGACTTCCTGCTCTGCCAGCAGGAGCTGAAGCAGCTCAAGACCACCCAGCCCATCCCAGAGGACAAGGCAAAATGTGCCAATAAG TGTGATACAGTGCTGTCCAGACTGACAGAATTGCAGGAAAAGTACAAGGCCAGCCAGAAGGAGATGGGGCAACTGCAAATGCAGCAGTGTGAGCTCCTGGAGAATCAGAGGAGgatgcaggaggagcagggccagCTGCAAGAAGAGCTGCACAGGCTCACGTTCCCGCTCCCCAAATCTGGTCTCTTCCATAAG AGTCAGGAGCTGCTTACAAAATTACAAGACTTGTGTGAACTACAGCTGCTCTACCAAGGCATGCAGGAGGAGCAGAAAAAACTGATACAGAATCAAGAAAGTGTATTAAAAGAACAATTAGAGCTGCACCAAGAGCTGCAACTTTTCAAAGATTCTCGTTTCCGGGAAGTGTTGGAGAATCCTGAGGGTTCCAAATCACCTAAGTCCTCAAAATGTGGTCATAACAAG TCCAAGATGATCATCGACCAGATGCAGGCTCTGCAGGTGCTGTATGAGGCCAGTCAGACTGAGCAGGAGCTACTGCAGCAGGAGCAGGGGAGGCTCCTAGAGGAACGGAAGAGGCTGCAGGCCGACTTGCAGCTCTGCCTGGAAGAAATGCAGCTGCTCCAAGTCCAGTCCCCCTCTATAAAAATGAGCCTTGAGTCCTACAAGAAGAGTTATGGTAGCATGGCCCCCAGCAGTGAGAATTGTCACAAGAGTTATGGTAGCACCATTGATGACAGCGAGAGTTATCACAAGAGTTACGGTAGCACCCAGGCCAGCGATGAGAGCCTTCTCAAGAGCTATGACAGTAGCACCAGTACCAGTGAGACCTGTGAGAAGAGTTACcgcaccagcagcagcagcatcgaCGATAAGAGGAGTTATGGCAGCACCAGTAGCTCTGACACCTGTCACAAGAGTTATGTCAGCAGCAACACTGACGATGAGCCTGCTGAGCCTGAAGATGTAGAG CACTTTGAGACTGTCGTTGCTAAGGTGCTGATCAGGCTGCAGGGCGTGCAGGCCATGTACCAGCTCAGCCAGGAGGAGCACGACCTGCTGCAAGAGCGGATGAAAAAGCTGCTGGACAAGCAGAGAGAGCTGAAGGAAGAGCTGGAGGCCTGTGAAAAAGAATTCAAGGAGTGCATGGAATGTCTGGAGAAGCCTGTTGCCTCCCAAAATGACAAGAATGAG ATCAAAGAACTGCAGAGCAAGCTGCGGGAGCTGCAGCTGCAGTACCAGGCTAGCATGGACGAGCAGGGGCGGCTCCTGGCGGTGCAGGAGCAGTTGGAGGGGCAGCTGCAGTGCTGCCAGGAAGAGCTTCGCCAGCTCAAAGAGAAGAGGTCCGCTGTTACCAAAGAAACCAAGGGGAAGAATGGCAATAAGAACATGAACAAGAATGCCAATGGGGTTAAGAATAAAAAGGTGACCAAGCTATGTTCGGACAGTCCTGAGGACAGCTTTGAGAGCAGAAAG AGTCTGGAGGTGGTGCTCTATTACAAGGCCAGCCACAAAGATTTAGATGAACtagcaaaagaggaaaagaaagaggaaatggaggaccaaaaaaaggaggaaatcaaaGGGGAGATGAAGGAGGAGTCCTGGGAAGAACTAGTTTCTGAGCAACCAGATCCTACAGAGATTGAGTCCACAGAAGatcaggaggagagagatgaagagttCCAAGACCAGAAGGGCAAGGAAGAAGACAATGAAGATGAGGAAGACGATGACTCTGGCCCTGAAGCTTCAGAGGAAAACAACCCCCTCAGTCTTTCTGAGAGCAAAAAG GCCTGGTGGTCATATCGGCTTTGCTCTGGTGCTGGTGGGCTGAGACGTCGTCCTAACGCAG AACATGTTTGGGATGTGGAAGCCTATGGTGTTCTTGGCTATTGCAGCTGTGGCTCTGTATGTGTTACCCAACATGCGACCGCAGGAGACAGAGGTCTGCCTCACGGAGTGATGGCAGACCAGGGCCAGCTGAGGGGGCAGATCCCCAGTGCCCACAACCCTCAACTTTGGGCAGGACACACTGTGCCAGAGCCCCGCCCCACCCATACGTCCTGTGTGTCCCCATCTCCTTAG
- the CCDC136 gene encoding coiled-coil domain-containing protein 136 isoform X9, producing MRSIQSFRDLREEHMRQKEQHLQRPRGELRSLREEISLLEREKESELKEIEQELHLAQAEIHNLRQAAEDSATEHESDIASLQEDLCRMQNELDDMDRIRGEYEMEIASLRAEMEMKSSDPSNSLSLSDFSEMQEELHQLRERYRFLNDEYRALQESNSSLTGQLADLEMERTRRATERWLESQTLKSMMSSESQTSEMDFLEPDPQTQLLRQQLLGAEEQMHGMQNKCKELCCELQELQHHRRVSEEEQRRLQRELKCAQNEVLRFQTSHVTQNEELKTRLCTLQQKYDASQDEQNELLKVQLQLQTELRQLKVMKSTVIESQSEKELLCRLQKLQLQYQNITCEKEKLQEVQQQLREDLQYYEAEVQRLKDMVASFQESCEKNTEMHTQLQEMKQLYQTSKHELEQQKHMYDQLEQDFLLCQQELKQLKTTQPIPEDKAKCANKCDTVLSRLTELQEKYKASQKEMGQLQMQQCELLENQRRMQEEQGQLQEELHRLTFPLPKSGLFHKSQELLTKLQDLCELQLLYQGMQEEQKKLIQNQESVLKEQLELHQELQLFKDSRFREVLENPEGSKSPKSSKCGHNKSKMIIDQMQALQVLYEASQTEQELLQQEQGRLLEERKRLQADLQLCLEEMQLLQVQSPSIKMSLESYKKSYGSMAPSSENCHKSYGSTIDDSESYHKSYGSTQASDESLLKSYDSSTSTSETCEKSYRTSSSSIDDKRSYGSTSSSDTCHKSYVSSNTDDEPAEPEDVEHFETVVAKVLIRLQGVQAMYQLSQEEHDLLQERMKKLLDKQRELKEELEACEKEFKECMECLEKPVASQNDKNEIKELQSKLRELQLQYQASMDEQGRLLAVQEQLEGQLQCCQEELRQLKEKRSAVTKETKGKNGNKNMNKNANGVKNKKVTKLCSDSPEDSFESRKSLEVVLYYKASHKDLDELAKEEKKEEMEDQKKEEIKGEMKEESWEELVSEQPDPTEIESTEDQEERDEEFQDQKGKEEDNEDEEDDDSGPEASEENNPLSLSESKKAWWSYRLCSGAGGLRRRPNAEHVWDVEAYGVLGYCSCGSVCVTQHATAGDRGLPHGVMADQGQLRGQIPSAHNPQLWAGHTVPEPRPTHTSCVSPSP from the exons ATGAGAAGCATCCAGTCATTCAGAGATCTGAGGGAAGAGCACatgaggcagaaggaacagcacctgcaaaggcccagag GTGAGCTGCGGTCTCTACGGGAGGAGATTTCCCTATTAGAGCGTGAGAAGGAAAGTGAACTTAAGGAAATAGAACAGGAGTTGCATTTGGCCCAGGCTGAGATCCACAATCTGCGACAAGCAGCAGAGGATTCTGCAACTGAACATGAGAGCGACATAGCATCCCTGCAGGAGGATCTCTGCCGGATGCAGAATGAACTCGATGACATGGACCGCATTCGGGGAGAGTATGAGATGGAGATCGCCTCCCTCCGtgcagaaatggaaatgaagagcTCTGACCCATCCAATAGTTTAAGTCTCTCAGATTTCTCTGAGATGCAAG AAGAACTGCACCAACTGCGGGAACGCTACCGCTTCCTGAACGACGAGTACCGGGCTCTGCAGGAGAGCAACAGCAGCCTCACAGGGCAGCTTGCAGACCTGGAGATGGAGAG GACACGAAGAGCAACAGAAAGGTGGCTGGAGTCCCAAACACTAAAGAGTATGATGTCGTCAGAGTCTCAGACGTCAGAAATGGATTTTCTAGAGCCTGATCCTCAAACCCAGTTGTTGCGACAGCAGCTTCTGGGAGCTGAAGAGCAGATGCATGGCATGCAGAACAAG TGTAAGGAATTGTGTTGTGAGTTGCAAGAGTTACAGCATCATCGCCGGGTCagtgaggaggagcagagacGGCTGCAGAGGGAGCTGAAGTGTGCACAGAATGAGGTGCTTCGGTTTCAGACTTCCCACGTCACCCAG AATGAGGAGCTGAAGACCAGACTCTGTACCCTGCAGCAAAAGTATGATGCTAGCCAGGATGAGCAGAATGAGCTCTTGAAGGTGCAACTACAACTTCAGACTGAGCTCCGGCAGCTCAAAGTCATGAAATCCACAGTCATAGAAAGCCAAAGTGAGAAG GAGTTACTGTGCCGGCTGCAGAAGCTGCAGCTACAGTACCAGAACATCACATGTGAGAAGGAGAAGCTGCAGGAAGTGCAGCAACAGCTGCGGGAGGACCTGCAGTACTATGAGGCAGAAGTGCAGCGCCTCAAGGACATGGTGGCCTCCTTCCAAGAGAGCTGTGAGAAG AACACAGAGATGCACACCCAGCTTCAGGAGATGAAGCAGCTGTACCAGACCAGCAAGCATGAGCTGGAGCAGCAGAAGCACATGTATGATCAGCTGGAGCAGGACTTCCTGCTCTGCCAGCAGGAGCTGAAGCAGCTCAAGACCACCCAGCCCATCCCAGAGGACAAGGCAAAATGTGCCAATAAG TGTGATACAGTGCTGTCCAGACTGACAGAATTGCAGGAAAAGTACAAGGCCAGCCAGAAGGAGATGGGGCAACTGCAAATGCAGCAGTGTGAGCTCCTGGAGAATCAGAGGAGgatgcaggaggagcagggccagCTGCAAGAAGAGCTGCACAGGCTCACGTTCCCGCTCCCCAAATCTGGTCTCTTCCATAAG AGTCAGGAGCTGCTTACAAAATTACAAGACTTGTGTGAACTACAGCTGCTCTACCAAGGCATGCAGGAGGAGCAGAAAAAACTGATACAGAATCAAGAAAGTGTATTAAAAGAACAATTAGAGCTGCACCAAGAGCTGCAACTTTTCAAAGATTCTCGTTTCCGGGAAGTGTTGGAGAATCCTGAGGGTTCCAAATCACCTAAGTCCTCAAAATGTGGTCATAACAAG TCCAAGATGATCATCGACCAGATGCAGGCTCTGCAGGTGCTGTATGAGGCCAGTCAGACTGAGCAGGAGCTACTGCAGCAGGAGCAGGGGAGGCTCCTAGAGGAACGGAAGAGGCTGCAGGCCGACTTGCAGCTCTGCCTGGAAGAAATGCAGCTGCTCCAAGTCCAGTCCCCCTCTATAAAAATGAGCCTTGAGTCCTACAAGAAGAGTTATGGTAGCATGGCCCCCAGCAGTGAGAATTGTCACAAGAGTTATGGTAGCACCATTGATGACAGCGAGAGTTATCACAAGAGTTACGGTAGCACCCAGGCCAGCGATGAGAGCCTTCTCAAGAGCTATGACAGTAGCACCAGTACCAGTGAGACCTGTGAGAAGAGTTACcgcaccagcagcagcagcatcgaCGATAAGAGGAGTTATGGCAGCACCAGTAGCTCTGACACCTGTCACAAGAGTTATGTCAGCAGCAACACTGACGATGAGCCTGCTGAGCCTGAAGATGTAGAG CACTTTGAGACTGTCGTTGCTAAGGTGCTGATCAGGCTGCAGGGCGTGCAGGCCATGTACCAGCTCAGCCAGGAGGAGCACGACCTGCTGCAAGAGCGGATGAAAAAGCTGCTGGACAAGCAGAGAGAGCTGAAGGAAGAGCTGGAGGCCTGTGAAAAAGAATTCAAGGAGTGCATGGAATGTCTGGAGAAGCCTGTTGCCTCCCAAAATGACAAGAATGAG ATCAAAGAACTGCAGAGCAAGCTGCGGGAGCTGCAGCTGCAGTACCAGGCTAGCATGGACGAGCAGGGGCGGCTCCTGGCGGTGCAGGAGCAGTTGGAGGGGCAGCTGCAGTGCTGCCAGGAAGAGCTTCGCCAGCTCAAAGAGAAGAGGTCCGCTGTTACCAAAGAAACCAAGGGGAAGAATGGCAATAAGAACATGAACAAGAATGCCAATGGGGTTAAGAATAAAAAGGTGACCAAGCTATGTTCGGACAGTCCTGAGGACAGCTTTGAGAGCAGAAAG AGTCTGGAGGTGGTGCTCTATTACAAGGCCAGCCACAAAGATTTAGATGAACtagcaaaagaggaaaagaaagaggaaatggaggaccaaaaaaaggaggaaatcaaaGGGGAGATGAAGGAGGAGTCCTGGGAAGAACTAGTTTCTGAGCAACCAGATCCTACAGAGATTGAGTCCACAGAAGatcaggaggagagagatgaagagttCCAAGACCAGAAGGGCAAGGAAGAAGACAATGAAGATGAGGAAGACGATGACTCTGGCCCTGAAGCTTCAGAGGAAAACAACCCCCTCAGTCTTTCTGAGAGCAAAAAG GCCTGGTGGTCATATCGGCTTTGCTCTGGTGCTGGTGGGCTGAGACGTCGTCCTAACGCAG AACATGTTTGGGATGTGGAAGCCTATGGTGTTCTTGGCTATTGCAGCTGTGGCTCTGTATGTGTTACCCAACATGCGACCGCAGGAGACAGAGGTCTGCCTCACGGAGTGATGGCAGACCAGGGCCAGCTGAGGGGGCAGATCCCCAGTGCCCACAACCCTCAACTTTGGGCAGGACACACTGTGCCAGAGCCCCGCCCCACCCATACGTCCTGTGTGTCCCCATCTCCTTAG
- the CCDC136 gene encoding coiled-coil domain-containing protein 136 isoform X13 gives MEAITSELRSLREEISLLEREKESELKEIEQELHLAQAEIHNLRQAAEDSATEHESDIASLQEDLCRMQNELDDMDRIRGEYEMEIASLRAEMEMKSSDPSNSLSLSDFSEMQEELHQLRERYRFLNDEYRALQESNSSLTGQLADLEMERTRRATERWLESQTLKSMMSSESQTSEMDFLEPDPQTQLLRQQLLGAEEQMHGMQNKCKELCCELQELQHHRRVSEEEQRRLQRELKCAQNEVLRFQTSHVTQNEELKTRLCTLQQKYDASQDEQNELLKVQLQLQTELRQLKVMKSTVIESQSEKELLCRLQKLQLQYQNITCEKEKLQEVQQQLREDLQYYEAEVQRLKDMVASFQESCEKNTEMHTQLQEMKQLYQTSKHELEQQKHMYDQLEQDFLLCQQELKQLKTTQPIPEDKAKCANKCDTVLSRLTELQEKYKASQKEMGQLQMQQCELLENQRRMQEEQGQLQEELHRLTFPLPKSGLFHKSQELLTKLQDLCELQLLYQGMQEEQKKLIQNQESVLKEQLELHQELQLFKDSRFREVLENPEGSKSPKSSKCGHNKSKMIIDQMQALQVLYEASQTEQELLQQEQGRLLEERKRLQADLQLCLEEMQLLQVQSPSIKMSLESYKKSYGSMAPSSENCHKSYGSTIDDSESYHKSYGSTQASDESLLKSYDSSTSTSETCEKSYRTSSSSIDDKRSYGSTSSSDTCHKSYVSSNTDDEPAEPEDVEHFETVVAKVLIRLQGVQAMYQLSQEEHDLLQERMKKLLDKQRELKEELEACEKEFKECMECLEKPVASQNDKNEIKELQSKLRELQLQYQASMDEQGRLLAVQEQLEGQLQCCQEELRQLKEKRSAVTKETKGKNGNKNMNKNANGVKNKKVTKLCSDSPEDSFESRKSLEVVLYYKASHKDLDELAKEEKKEEMEDQKKEEIKGEMKEESWEELVSEQPDPTEIESTEDQEERDEEFQDQKGKEEDNEDEEDDDSGPEASEENNPLSLSESKKNMFGMWKPMVFLAIAAVALYVLPNMRPQETEVCLTE, from the exons ATGGAGGCCATAACCA GTGAGCTGCGGTCTCTACGGGAGGAGATTTCCCTATTAGAGCGTGAGAAGGAAAGTGAACTTAAGGAAATAGAACAGGAGTTGCATTTGGCCCAGGCTGAGATCCACAATCTGCGACAAGCAGCAGAGGATTCTGCAACTGAACATGAGAGCGACATAGCATCCCTGCAGGAGGATCTCTGCCGGATGCAGAATGAACTCGATGACATGGACCGCATTCGGGGAGAGTATGAGATGGAGATCGCCTCCCTCCGtgcagaaatggaaatgaagagcTCTGACCCATCCAATAGTTTAAGTCTCTCAGATTTCTCTGAGATGCAAG AAGAACTGCACCAACTGCGGGAACGCTACCGCTTCCTGAACGACGAGTACCGGGCTCTGCAGGAGAGCAACAGCAGCCTCACAGGGCAGCTTGCAGACCTGGAGATGGAGAG GACACGAAGAGCAACAGAAAGGTGGCTGGAGTCCCAAACACTAAAGAGTATGATGTCGTCAGAGTCTCAGACGTCAGAAATGGATTTTCTAGAGCCTGATCCTCAAACCCAGTTGTTGCGACAGCAGCTTCTGGGAGCTGAAGAGCAGATGCATGGCATGCAGAACAAG TGTAAGGAATTGTGTTGTGAGTTGCAAGAGTTACAGCATCATCGCCGGGTCagtgaggaggagcagagacGGCTGCAGAGGGAGCTGAAGTGTGCACAGAATGAGGTGCTTCGGTTTCAGACTTCCCACGTCACCCAG AATGAGGAGCTGAAGACCAGACTCTGTACCCTGCAGCAAAAGTATGATGCTAGCCAGGATGAGCAGAATGAGCTCTTGAAGGTGCAACTACAACTTCAGACTGAGCTCCGGCAGCTCAAAGTCATGAAATCCACAGTCATAGAAAGCCAAAGTGAGAAG GAGTTACTGTGCCGGCTGCAGAAGCTGCAGCTACAGTACCAGAACATCACATGTGAGAAGGAGAAGCTGCAGGAAGTGCAGCAACAGCTGCGGGAGGACCTGCAGTACTATGAGGCAGAAGTGCAGCGCCTCAAGGACATGGTGGCCTCCTTCCAAGAGAGCTGTGAGAAG AACACAGAGATGCACACCCAGCTTCAGGAGATGAAGCAGCTGTACCAGACCAGCAAGCATGAGCTGGAGCAGCAGAAGCACATGTATGATCAGCTGGAGCAGGACTTCCTGCTCTGCCAGCAGGAGCTGAAGCAGCTCAAGACCACCCAGCCCATCCCAGAGGACAAGGCAAAATGTGCCAATAAG TGTGATACAGTGCTGTCCAGACTGACAGAATTGCAGGAAAAGTACAAGGCCAGCCAGAAGGAGATGGGGCAACTGCAAATGCAGCAGTGTGAGCTCCTGGAGAATCAGAGGAGgatgcaggaggagcagggccagCTGCAAGAAGAGCTGCACAGGCTCACGTTCCCGCTCCCCAAATCTGGTCTCTTCCATAAG AGTCAGGAGCTGCTTACAAAATTACAAGACTTGTGTGAACTACAGCTGCTCTACCAAGGCATGCAGGAGGAGCAGAAAAAACTGATACAGAATCAAGAAAGTGTATTAAAAGAACAATTAGAGCTGCACCAAGAGCTGCAACTTTTCAAAGATTCTCGTTTCCGGGAAGTGTTGGAGAATCCTGAGGGTTCCAAATCACCTAAGTCCTCAAAATGTGGTCATAACAAG TCCAAGATGATCATCGACCAGATGCAGGCTCTGCAGGTGCTGTATGAGGCCAGTCAGACTGAGCAGGAGCTACTGCAGCAGGAGCAGGGGAGGCTCCTAGAGGAACGGAAGAGGCTGCAGGCCGACTTGCAGCTCTGCCTGGAAGAAATGCAGCTGCTCCAAGTCCAGTCCCCCTCTATAAAAATGAGCCTTGAGTCCTACAAGAAGAGTTATGGTAGCATGGCCCCCAGCAGTGAGAATTGTCACAAGAGTTATGGTAGCACCATTGATGACAGCGAGAGTTATCACAAGAGTTACGGTAGCACCCAGGCCAGCGATGAGAGCCTTCTCAAGAGCTATGACAGTAGCACCAGTACCAGTGAGACCTGTGAGAAGAGTTACcgcaccagcagcagcagcatcgaCGATAAGAGGAGTTATGGCAGCACCAGTAGCTCTGACACCTGTCACAAGAGTTATGTCAGCAGCAACACTGACGATGAGCCTGCTGAGCCTGAAGATGTAGAG CACTTTGAGACTGTCGTTGCTAAGGTGCTGATCAGGCTGCAGGGCGTGCAGGCCATGTACCAGCTCAGCCAGGAGGAGCACGACCTGCTGCAAGAGCGGATGAAAAAGCTGCTGGACAAGCAGAGAGAGCTGAAGGAAGAGCTGGAGGCCTGTGAAAAAGAATTCAAGGAGTGCATGGAATGTCTGGAGAAGCCTGTTGCCTCCCAAAATGACAAGAATGAG ATCAAAGAACTGCAGAGCAAGCTGCGGGAGCTGCAGCTGCAGTACCAGGCTAGCATGGACGAGCAGGGGCGGCTCCTGGCGGTGCAGGAGCAGTTGGAGGGGCAGCTGCAGTGCTGCCAGGAAGAGCTTCGCCAGCTCAAAGAGAAGAGGTCCGCTGTTACCAAAGAAACCAAGGGGAAGAATGGCAATAAGAACATGAACAAGAATGCCAATGGGGTTAAGAATAAAAAGGTGACCAAGCTATGTTCGGACAGTCCTGAGGACAGCTTTGAGAGCAGAAAG AGTCTGGAGGTGGTGCTCTATTACAAGGCCAGCCACAAAGATTTAGATGAACtagcaaaagaggaaaagaaagaggaaatggaggaccaaaaaaaggaggaaatcaaaGGGGAGATGAAGGAGGAGTCCTGGGAAGAACTAGTTTCTGAGCAACCAGATCCTACAGAGATTGAGTCCACAGAAGatcaggaggagagagatgaagagttCCAAGACCAGAAGGGCAAGGAAGAAGACAATGAAGATGAGGAAGACGATGACTCTGGCCCTGAAGCTTCAGAGGAAAACAACCCCCTCAGTCTTTCTGAGAGCAAAAAG AACATGTTTGGGATGTGGAAGCCTATGGTGTTCTTGGCTATTGCAGCTGTGGCTCTGTATGTGTTACCCAACATGCGACCGCAGGAGACAGAGGTCTGCCTCACGGAGTGA